Genomic DNA from Porites lutea chromosome 4, jaPorLute2.1, whole genome shotgun sequence:
aactcattttcacaataaaGGTTGTGCACCAGGCCTCAtattgaaagtgagggttttaggaactcggaagtggcctattaaatTGATCCAAGTCTCTCTTGTGCTTTATTGAATCTATTGGCTTTATTATGTCAAGGGCAAACATTTGGTAATTTCACTGACTCCTTGATTGGTTCTTTTATGACTATAGTGGATAAATATGCGTCATCATGGAGGCAAgaaataaaaagtcaaaaaggcTCAGGACTGAAGAGATTCAGACCTTCCTCAGATTGGCAGATTGAAGAATTTAAAGGTACGTGTGATTGTAAGAACGAAAGTGACGTGCCAACAGAGAGGTTTTGTCAAGGagtttttcctaaaaaaattgtgtaaaagCAGCCTGAGACAACAACctacatttggcgacgccaccactagtttccccgccaaatgacgtctgagaaacgagcgcagaaattctatactgatgacgcgtcactatccagatctgggtagtgtttctgattggttgaatcaactTTCCCACTCGGCACGATCAACCAGAAGCACTACCccgatctgggtagtgacacgttatcagtatggaatttctgcgctgtttcagacgtcatttggtggggaaaccagtggtagagtctccaaatgtcggctgttttctcaggcccTTTTGTAAAAGGGGCCGGTTTTTTTTGTGATATACATAGGGGTAACGCATAACGACCCAAACAACTTCTGGGAAGAAGGCTACCACCCAAATCCACCTTGACCTCAAAGGTAAAATCTCCGGCTATTTGCGAGCCAAGTCGGGCTCATCCGGGCTTATCGTGAAGCGACTCGTAATATTTCTATTCCCCCTGGACTGGATGCCAGTCCATCGGAGGGTTTACCCCTAGCATTAAATTCGCAACTGCCTATCTATACACCAGGCCACGGTAGTTTAAACtttggataacgctatccacggataaatcactatcctgCGGACAAGCAATAAGGAAACCAATTGTGCTATTTTGtaaatagagatttatccggcaGTGGATCgacctttcgaacaactgggccctgggtGGAGTAAGGCAACAACACAGTACATTAACCATTAGGCCACCTGCCTCCCACTGTAGCTAGTCAACAATAATGGCCGACAATCTTGAGGGGATCCTTTTACTCTGTTAATAATTCTCCATCCATTCCAGTCGTTTTGGATGATGCGTTGTACCCCTAATTTAGAACAGACGAGACAAAAATGTATTCTTTCATGCAACAGGgtataaaaatgttattttagaCATAGCCAATAATTGATTTCGATTAAACTCTGGCtaataagagggtctcaatggggtaaACCAGCAGCCGTCAGAAGGCCTAAAAtgtaaccgtcaaccgtcaaaaatgcagattaATGTAAACCATCAaaaagtcaggggcacccaacgagaatatagttcaaaaccacttaaacatagcattgttaaacgtattttagtatttaaacgatggataaaggcatatttttatctcctaaaattttttatctgttcggatttcctagctgaaagtctagtgatccgaaaattatagggatcaaaacttaccttttcgaaaatttcaaccagaaaaaaggctcctgaaaattctaggtgacctttttcagggtaaaaatccgttaaaaatgggtaattatgccattttttagatgttcgaaaatcctaggagaggcaggcaagcaagaaattttacaacaaatgttccgaaaattcttgatctcaaatcgtcttccgaacagatattttccgaaaattgacgtttgGTACCCCTGAAAAATTTCAAGGTATTTCAAATCTGGCTATTTCTGATGATCTTCAAGGGCTTTtggctcctgaagaatctcCTAACTGGAAAAACCATTTCGCATGTTCTCAAAAACTCTTTCTCTAGACATTTCAAGACCTTAGAACATATTTCTATCGGAAGTTCGAAATTCTGTTTGTGAAAGGCAACCTCCAAACACAACAGTTAATATTGATTTATATAAAAGTTAATAATTACTTGAACTTTTGAACTAAATTTCCACTTTAATAATAACCGTAAAccgtcaaaagctctaaaatttaaccgtgaactgtcaaagctaccaccccacCGAGACCATCTACTAAAGTAACAAGAtgcacaaagaaaaaacatgcaCTTCATTCTAGTGTTAATGTATTGAGTTCTAAAGTGCTAATTGGTGActctatttttacgtctcctgaTGGCattgcaaagggagtaccttcatttctcagttattttaagaccctgagtaatggTCCGGCCCCCGGGAACttaacccgcgacctcccgctctgtagtcaagcgctctaccgactgagctatcCTGTCGCGGTTAAATATATTTATTCCATCAAATAttaagtaaagaaaacaacaagaacaacaaaaaatgaaaaatgactcaTATTAGAATACAAAGTACCCGTAAAATTATCTGCATTTAAACAATTCCTGACATATGtaccgtaatgattcgattAGCGCCCTCCTTCTAACAAGCTCCCCCTTTGAAGGCGTTTTTGTTAACAAGCGCCCCAATTCTAATACGGAGTTTAAGCACCACGATGACGGCTACggaaacgtcacttaaaaagggAATTAGTGCTGCCTCAAAATTTGTCACGCTTATTCCAACTCGTTTAATGcgccaaatgttggcaattttttttggagttgaattctaaaggactgtacatatcgaagttcaggaaaagaaaaaggaagttgttGTCGTCCTCGCGACAAGACGTGAAACTGTTTTGCTAACATAAACCAAGAGagaaaacctattgttttttttttgccgttctcgctgccgtcgccgtcgtcgttgcttaagctccctaataatacGGGGCACGGGTACGTATAACCAAGGttcatctttttttaattgCGTACAAACGAACAGAAATGCCACACTACCAATCTGATCTTCGTCTGAGTTTCTCACATTAACTGAACATTCACCGTATATTTGTTACTGTTGCAGTTTCTGCTATTGTCCCTTTTTAACATTCGGTTGTTTCTGAAAAACGAAATAAGCGCCCTGTCTCCAATAGGCGAGCTCCCGTGAGGTACTAAAAGTAAATAAGCACCCCGGGCACTAAATTGAATCATTACGGTACTTATTAATAAGCGATTGAACCACGACCCGCGCATAACTCTGAGGATCACatttaacatttatttaaaacatttgTTATGTTACAGACTCTGAAAGGTGTACAAAAAGGCGTCGAAGAAACTCAGATTCCGAATTATACTGTAAGTCAAAGGATGAGGAAATCAGCGAAAGAGACAAAGAGCAGGATCAATTTCTTGCAGAGGAGAAATATTCTTTCGTTCAGAGATACCTTGAGGAAGTCCATGACACGCGCAGTGCGATAACATCTACAGGTGAAAGTGGATTCGTTACAGAGGGAACAGCAACTGACGTAGGACATTTGGAAGACGTAGCTGGTAAGTAACGTTAGAGCAATTATGAAGTATTAGCTAAACGAATGTAGATACCGTAAATGACTGATCTAATTCATTGTTTTGTGATCGATCATTAGGAAGATCTCAAAGTTTAGTGTATTATGTTTTGTAATAAATGCCAATGATTTGTGGAGTTTAGTATCACTTAagatagactgttcacagtcctctatttttccgtaagatcatcgagatcgagagctttgcgttacgggctgccatcttggatgagtgtcaaaactacttagggggcggggccGGTCTGGGAGGAGGCGAGAAATTTTTCTCGCCCCCCCGCCCGAGCTATAAACCCCGACGCctgccccctcggtacatttaaaaatcaagatagccgtgatggtaagacgcggtatatctaaacgatctcacgaaaaaataggggactgtgaacagtctacacTTAAGATATTTTGTTGCTGAATAATACGAACTTAAAGTAATTACTTTAAAATTGTAAACATACTGTTTCAGTTTTACCAACTGCAAAACAATCGATTCTCGCTCGCACAAGATGAAGTTTTACTTTAACGCCCACcccccaaccctccccccaccccttcccGTTACCGGCATGAGTTACCTCAAATAATAGGCATAATTCTTATTCTTAAAATCACAATCAAATTTACAGTAAGCCCATCATGCCTTATTCGGGTAGTTTCTTGCAAACGTCTTGGCGGTTTGTCTTTCCCAGACTTGGCTTCATAACAAAAGGTTGGATTGTACAGATGTATCTTTACATTGTTGAAGCTCAGCTCATTTGGCTGCTTCACTGCGTTACTATCACctaattttgcataaacattcTGCAACGTTTAAAGTACCCCTCTTATTGTTATCCCTATTATCGCTgtcactttttttaatttaaatgatTTAATGGTTTTTCAGATCCTACGCTCAGATTGGCACATGTGGACACAAGAGCTATTTCTGAGATTCAAGATAGACTTGAAAGGGACTACGATGCTCTCAAACGTGTCCTACAATCGTTTGGGATCAGCAAAAAACCATTAAGTTTGAGGAATTTTTCTAGTATTTTTCAATTGTTCCCAGACACCCCAGTAACGATGCTGAAAGACGTATTTGAGGCATTACAGCTGTATGACCTCCTAGAATTACTAGAAATTAAATCGACGATAAAACCACACAGATCACTTCAGCTAGCATACACATTGGATGAGATTAAGAAACTGAATGGAGTAGCTGATCTTCCTACGACTTACCACAGTTGTGGAGCTGTTCTCATCATTACCGAGGACGAAAATGTCTCTAGTGCATCAGCAATCAAAACCTTCTTTACTGATCTTGATAATAAGAGTGATGTAACTGAAATACTGACACAGGAAATCCCGACTTTGAGGCATTTAAAAGAGGAAATCAATCTAATGATACTGGAAATCGAAAATTCATTGGCGGGGGAAAACCAGAGGCCAATTGTAacgtccattttttttttagcaaagttGAAGGCCGCTTTAGACAAGTTAAAGTGGACCCTATTAGTAATAAGAGGAAATGGGGATGTTACTTCCAGGTTAAATCAATTAATGAGTGGCATCAGCAACGTGAGTGTGGAGCTGAAACAGCTTTCATTTAGAAGTCCATCGGAGGGTGAAACAGAAAGTTTTTTACAATCGATGATTGTCACTGCAGAGAGGATCCAAGAAAATCTTACACAGCTAATGCAAAGAAGTCGTGAATGGTTTGTCATAGAAcaggaaaaggagaaaaagaactTTCAAGAGAACGTATCAGCTGTTATCAACAGATGGATTCATCGTCAGGGTTAGTATGAATAATTTGGTATCCGCAGGGCTGGTGGTCAGTGGAACATTTTTATATCCTAGATGAATATCAGGCCAGCGCCGGTAACACCAGAGGCAATACCCCACCCTTTAACTGTTTATAAACCCGTGAAACTGAGCCTGAAAGAAAAGGCGATTGAAAATATCATTACGTTTGCTTTTAAACCCAAAACTCCACATTTAAGAGCACTGCAAAAAGTCTAGAGCCATCAGTTTATTTTTCAGCTTCACAAGTGGTAATCATGCATTAAAAGATTGTAGTTTAAGCCACTGACTGTTCTCCTTCGCGGGGAAAAAAAAACGCGCACGTATCGTTAATGTTCTACAGTTATGCGAGTAAACGAAGTTTTAATTTCCACGGCAAGAAAAGCGGCACTTTTGCCACTGAGAAAACGAAGAAGGTGCAATTTACCTGCATTTTCTAAGATTCACCCAGCGGAAAATCCCTCTTTTTCCAAAAGTTTTCACTCCGCTTAATTCGAGTATTCGTTCCattattagcctgcgtagcatggtggttttggttgggcgcgctaagtaataaaggcgggcgagggcagagaaaccgcgaggagattggggcgggagcaactTGAAAAACCGCCTGCACGGACGGGGGGCTTTTTTAAGTCGGTCCGTACGCCAGCGTACGGATCGTTCCGATTGGTTCGGAATGTtcgcctgtcaatcaaatattttggTAATCTCCCATGGGAGAGTTTCGAGGGACTGAACAAATCATCTccgcaaaacaaaatcaaaatatcaaagaagcgTTGACCGGAGCGTCGTCTATCTTGAATATTTGACGGGAAAACAGGGCAATTGTATTGAAGCCTAAACAGGAAATGGCCATTTATAGTCTTCTTCAAAGGAGAGATGTCAtggaaattttgtcaacaagatTTGGCAAGAGCATGATCTTTACTATCTTTGCTATGGCCAAAGAAGAAATATCCTCATCGAAAACCTGTATGATCACAATTTCCCCTCTAAAAAGTACTATCGACGACCAGATATCTGAAATGTTGTCGCTGAGCTGTACAGCAATGGACCTTATGacagaaacagtaaatttcGGTGCTTCGAGAAAGTTCACCTCAATTTTCTCATTTACTCGGTGTTAGAGAATAACGCACTCCAGCGCAATACATCGAACGGTGTCCGCGAATTGTGGTCGATGAATCGCATACAGTAGAAGAAAGACGCACAGCGTAATTCTCCATACTTTTTTGCTTggtgtagcttaagtttaagctacaactcaaatctgaagatcgcgctatacgtaaaaatacaacatcctgcaaacaacacttaaaaagccgggCCCAGCGTCaaaacattcacggacaaagaaaCTACAAACCAAGGCTCCTTGGTTTGTAGTTGTCCAGATCCAGGCATTTTAGTCGGAAAAGaccaaaaaactaaaatatttatttagccgtaataaaaaaattagtactttacaactgcatctgagatcaacaaATTCTAATTAGTAACACTAAAattaaccacaggaaataattactcaatacggattaaacaaaccaacttcatgacctctaaataaatgtaagacttagtgcAACAAAAATAAGATCTACTCAGTCAAGTTTAGAACGCAGTGTAGTCACCTATGCGCGAGATAGccacaaagaaaaaacctgtgtttgttcaagcaaactccaaTTCCGGCCAAGGTCACGTTTTACACTATATCACGAGCTTTTGTGTCGTGTTTaggctgtcaacactttatttctgattggctgggaaaactgaaaccaaacaagttgtcaacaggatgtcaaaatgagttgaaggGGGCGGCAGTTGAAAAGGCCACGAATCCGGGCAGGCggcttttatttttctcgcggcttcgccgctcgttctCGCCCGCTTCGCTCGCGAATTTCGCGGCTACGCCGCTCCtgcgcccggctcgacaaaaccgccatgcaaCGCAGGCTATTCCATTATCCATGTGAACGTCTTGTTTTCCGGTATTTACACTGAGTTTTCACACGGAAAAACCTCGAGTTCACCGCAGTTAACGAGTGAAATTCTGCCTTTCGCAGACGTTTTCCTGTGTTTTACGAAACGCATGTATTTCAGCGTTCTCCGATCGCTTACCCGTACCGCTAGGAGAACTGCGCATTATTATGACTTTTGCAAGGAGTTTTCTTgcgttttctttcatttcctgtGACGGTGAAACTTGGGCTTCTGGGTAAtggtttctttattttgtaattttgttagTTTATGCTCATTATTTTCTGGTctataaatacatgtaataattatgTTTATTTGCAGATGACTACTCCTTCTTTGCAGTGTTCCATTTTGCTTCTTACCCTTATTACCAGCCTATGCCTGAGGCCATACTGAGTGAGCTGATGTCTGCAGTAACTAACAAACTTAAGTTTGTTGTTAGTCCGTTCTACCCATTCTCCTCTCCGTATGATGTTCTTTCGGGTCCGGAAACCCTTGTG
This window encodes:
- the LOC140933033 gene encoding uncharacterized protein; its protein translation is MRSGVKILCKFSTVSGISVAVGTGIILQQGARASLREFVDAFKEAVLPAATHLHTLSESSLCFTVQAENKQALKTLWERFQDGTLQGNLQEFLVTDDIRQLAGGEEVILSACIDEQDYNNAWLSISIAEQQVLQEENQEISPKRARRNSDSCLHATRSNEKLVVVTQREQMKLYQERIKALEEEIDKMRAEVDKYASSWRQEIKSQKGSGLKRFRPSSDWQIEEFKDSERCTKRRRRNSDSELYCKSKDEEISERDKEQDQFLAEEKYSFVQRYLEEVHDTRSAITSTGESGFVTEGTATDVGHLEDVADPTLRLAHVDTRAISEIQDRLERDYDALKRVLQSFGISKKPLSLRNFSSIFQLFPDTPVTMLKDVFEALQLYDLLELLEIKSTIKPHRSLQLAYTLDEIKKLNGVADLPTTYHSCGAVLIITEDENVSSASAIKTFFTDLDNKSDVTEILTQEIPTLRHLKEEINLMILEIENSLQS